A portion of the Heliomicrobium undosum genome contains these proteins:
- the kdpB gene encoding potassium-transporting ATPase subunit KdpB — protein MLSSNKAAKGGEGPSVIGQAIKESFVKLNPRMLWRNPVMFVVEVVALLCAYFAIRDMVAGGDWTFTLQLTLWLWLTVLFGNFAEALAEGRGKAQAESLRKARSESKAKRLGEGKDFTVVSASKLRKGDRVLVEAGDVIPGDGEVVEGIASVDESAVTGESAPVIRESGGDRSSVTGGTKVLSDWIIVRITANPGETFLDRMIGLVEGAKRQKTPNEIALNILLLGLTIVFLLAVATLAPFAIYSGAQVSASVLSALLVCLIPTTIGGLLSAIGIAGMDRLLKKNVLAMSGRAVEAAGDVDVLLLDKTGTITLGNRVATEFIPATGVSAQQLAEAAQLSSLADETPEGRSIVTLTCEKFGIKENKAKTLHATFVPFTAQTRMSGVDIEGISIRKGAADAIDRYLQAKGQRLSGDVIAAVEEIAKKGGTPLVVAEGNRALGVIYLKDVVKGGIRERFAQLRKMGIKTVMITGDNPLTAAAIAAEAGVDDFLAEATPEAKLKLIREYQSKGRLVAMTGDGTNDAPALAQADVGVAMNSGTQAAKEAGNMVDMDSNPTKLLEVVEVGKQLLMTRGSLTTFSIANDVAKYFAIIPALFIATYPQLGLLNIMGLATAKSAIMSAVIFNALIIVFLIPLALKGVAYRPLGANALLRRNLLIYGLGGLVAPFIGIKLIDMILVMIGLG, from the coding sequence ATGTTGAGCTCGAATAAAGCGGCAAAAGGCGGCGAAGGCCCATCGGTTATCGGCCAGGCCATAAAAGAATCCTTTGTCAAGCTGAACCCGCGCATGTTGTGGAGAAATCCGGTCATGTTCGTCGTCGAAGTTGTGGCGCTGTTGTGCGCCTACTTCGCGATACGGGATATGGTTGCCGGCGGAGACTGGACATTTACCCTTCAATTGACGTTGTGGCTCTGGCTGACGGTCTTGTTTGGCAATTTTGCAGAGGCCTTAGCGGAAGGCAGGGGAAAAGCGCAAGCCGAATCATTGCGAAAAGCGCGAAGTGAATCAAAGGCCAAACGGCTTGGTGAAGGAAAAGACTTTACTGTGGTATCCGCCTCGAAGTTGCGCAAAGGCGATCGGGTCCTCGTTGAAGCGGGTGATGTGATTCCCGGTGACGGCGAAGTGGTGGAAGGGATCGCTTCCGTAGATGAAAGCGCGGTTACCGGGGAATCGGCGCCGGTGATACGGGAATCCGGCGGGGACCGAAGCTCGGTCACCGGCGGGACCAAGGTGCTTTCTGACTGGATCATCGTCCGGATCACAGCCAACCCGGGTGAGACCTTCTTGGATCGGATGATCGGTCTCGTCGAAGGGGCGAAACGTCAAAAAACGCCCAATGAAATCGCCTTAAACATTCTTCTGTTGGGACTCACTATCGTTTTTTTGCTGGCTGTCGCGACGTTAGCGCCTTTTGCCATCTATTCGGGAGCGCAGGTGTCCGCGTCGGTTCTGAGTGCCCTCCTGGTTTGTTTGATTCCGACCACCATCGGCGGCTTGCTGAGCGCCATCGGAATCGCGGGAATGGACCGTCTATTGAAGAAAAACGTCCTCGCCATGTCTGGACGCGCTGTCGAGGCTGCCGGTGATGTGGATGTGCTGTTGCTCGATAAAACGGGCACGATTACACTGGGCAATCGCGTGGCCACAGAGTTTATTCCTGCGACAGGTGTGTCAGCGCAGCAGTTGGCGGAAGCGGCCCAACTCTCTTCACTTGCCGATGAGACACCAGAAGGCCGAAGCATCGTGACCCTGACTTGCGAAAAGTTTGGGATCAAAGAAAACAAGGCCAAGACGCTGCATGCAACCTTCGTTCCTTTCACGGCCCAGACCCGAATGAGCGGAGTTGACATCGAAGGCATCTCCATTCGCAAAGGCGCTGCCGACGCCATCGACCGATATCTGCAAGCAAAGGGCCAGCGGTTGTCTGGCGACGTTATCGCCGCCGTTGAAGAGATCGCCAAAAAAGGCGGCACACCGCTGGTGGTTGCAGAAGGCAACAGGGCGCTCGGCGTCATTTATCTAAAAGATGTCGTAAAAGGCGGTATCCGAGAGCGGTTTGCTCAACTGCGTAAGATGGGGATTAAAACGGTGATGATCACTGGCGATAACCCATTGACCGCGGCCGCCATTGCGGCAGAAGCTGGGGTGGATGACTTTCTGGCTGAGGCTACACCTGAAGCCAAGCTGAAACTGATACGAGAATACCAGAGTAAAGGGCGCCTCGTCGCCATGACCGGTGACGGAACGAACGACGCGCCAGCCTTAGCCCAGGCGGATGTTGGCGTTGCCATGAATAGTGGCACCCAAGCGGCGAAGGAAGCAGGGAATATGGTCGATATGGACAGCAACCCCACCAAACTGTTGGAGGTAGTCGAGGTCGGCAAGCAGTTGTTGATGACGCGCGGGTCACTGACCACATTTAGTATCGCCAATGACGTTGCCAAGTACTTTGCCATCATTCCAGCCCTGTTCATTGCCACATACCCGCAGTTAGGCTTGCTCAACATCATGGGATTGGCCACCGCGAAGAGCGCCATCATGTCGGCTGTCATTTTCAATGCCTTGATCATCGTTTTTTTGATACCCCTTGCCTTAAAGGGTGTCGCCTATCGGCCTCTTGGAGCGAATGCCTTGTTGCGACGCAACTTGTTGATTTATGGATTGGGCGGCTTGGTCGCGCCGTTTATTGGCATCAAACTGATCGACATGATCCTTGTAATGATTGGACTTGGCTAA
- the kdpA gene encoding potassium-transporting ATPase subunit KdpA yields MDVLQFGLFLSILFALAVPLGIYMARMYDGGPTRLDGLFSPMEKLIYRLTGVDHHREMNWKEYATSLFTFNMFGFLLLFLNLVFQHMLPLNPQGFGPVVPDLAFNTAISFMTNTNWQAYGGEITLSYFSQMAGLTVQNFVSAATGMVVVIALIRGLVRHTTQTIGNFWVDLTRTVLRILLPICLIGSLVLVSQGMIQNLSPYVSASTMEGGSQTIAMGPTASQVIIKMLGTNGGGFFNANSAHPFENPTPLTNLMEMLSIFVIPAALTITFGRMVGNMRQGLSILAAMTMLFLLMLGTLYTSEIIGNPQIAAMGVSGPTAMEGKEVRFGIGNSALFATVTTAASCGAVNAMHDSLTPLGGLAPMLQMMLGEVVFGGVGAGLYGMLMFVMLTVFIVGLMVGRTPEYLGKKIESWEMKMATLAILIPGGMILVLSAWASVTPAGTASILNPGPHGLSEILYAFASGVGNNGSAFGGLSANTLFYNLLMGLAMFIGRFGVIIPALAIAGSMAAKKVTPAGAGTFETTGPLFSSLLAGTVLIVGALTFFPALALGPIVEQLLMLAGQAF; encoded by the coding sequence ATGGATGTATTGCAGTTCGGGCTCTTTCTTTCGATTCTGTTCGCCTTGGCTGTTCCGCTGGGCATCTACATGGCAAGAATGTATGATGGCGGGCCGACTCGGTTGGATGGCCTTTTTAGCCCAATGGAAAAGCTCATCTATCGCCTGACCGGCGTAGACCATCACCGTGAAATGAATTGGAAAGAGTATGCAACGTCTCTTTTCACGTTCAACATGTTCGGTTTTTTGCTTCTGTTTCTTAACCTGGTGTTCCAACACATGCTTCCCCTGAATCCGCAGGGCTTCGGACCTGTTGTGCCGGACTTAGCCTTTAACACGGCCATCAGCTTTATGACCAACACCAACTGGCAGGCTTATGGCGGGGAAATAACATTGAGCTATTTTTCCCAGATGGCGGGACTTACCGTTCAGAATTTTGTGTCTGCAGCGACCGGCATGGTTGTTGTCATTGCGCTCATCCGCGGATTGGTTCGTCACACAACCCAAACGATAGGGAACTTCTGGGTCGATCTGACCCGCACCGTTCTGCGGATCTTGCTCCCGATCTGCTTGATCGGCTCGTTAGTCCTCGTGTCACAAGGGATGATCCAAAACCTGAGTCCTTATGTGAGCGCATCGACCATGGAAGGCGGAAGCCAGACGATTGCCATGGGGCCAACGGCGTCGCAGGTTATTATCAAGATGCTCGGGACGAATGGCGGCGGCTTTTTTAACGCCAATTCGGCCCATCCCTTTGAGAATCCAACGCCATTGACAAACCTGATGGAAATGCTCTCGATTTTTGTGATACCGGCGGCGTTAACGATTACCTTTGGCCGTATGGTGGGCAATATGAGGCAAGGCCTTTCCATTTTAGCGGCCATGACGATGCTGTTTTTGCTGATGCTAGGCACGCTGTACACGAGCGAAATCATCGGCAATCCACAGATTGCCGCCATGGGTGTGTCGGGCCCGACGGCGATGGAAGGGAAGGAAGTTCGCTTTGGCATCGGCAACTCGGCGCTCTTTGCCACGGTGACCACAGCCGCTTCCTGCGGCGCCGTTAACGCCATGCATGACAGCTTGACGCCGCTCGGCGGCTTGGCGCCGATGTTGCAGATGATGCTGGGCGAAGTTGTCTTCGGCGGCGTTGGCGCCGGGCTGTACGGTATGCTGATGTTCGTCATGCTGACTGTATTCATCGTGGGGCTGATGGTGGGAAGAACGCCCGAATACCTCGGAAAGAAGATAGAGTCCTGGGAAATGAAGATGGCTACCTTGGCTATCTTGATCCCCGGCGGGATGATCCTGGTATTGAGCGCATGGGCTTCAGTCACCCCGGCGGGAACCGCCTCGATTCTGAACCCAGGCCCCCATGGGTTGAGTGAAATCCTGTACGCATTTGCTTCTGGCGTGGGCAATAACGGCAGCGCCTTTGGCGGCCTTTCGGCCAATACCCTCTTTTACAATCTGCTGATGGGGTTGGCCATGTTCATCGGACGATTCGGTGTCATCATCCCGGCGCTGGCCATCGCCGGCAGCATGGCGGCCAAAAAAGTCACGCCGGCAGGCGCGGGCACCTTTGAAACCACGGGACCCCTGTTTAGCAGTCTGCTTGCCGGGACGGTCCTCATCGTGGGCGCGCTCACCTTCTTCCCGGCGCTGGCGCTCGGACCGATCGTGGAACAACTGTTGATGTTGGCTGGGCAAGCCTTTTAG
- a CDS encoding chemotaxis protein CheX, with protein MQDKHIVPFLDALDNVLGQFGATDIRRGAPERKETMHVDMDVTAVLGLVGNLRGNVAFSLSSETAKKIVSAMMFGMPVEEIDSIARSAIGELANMITGNALTANVQTLLSGGSATYDITPPSIIFGKDIYFIISSVETIAVPVETSLGKIEVNIGLEI; from the coding sequence ATGCAAGACAAGCATATCGTCCCGTTTCTGGACGCCCTGGACAACGTGTTGGGCCAGTTCGGCGCCACCGACATCCGGCGGGGCGCCCCGGAGCGGAAAGAGACCATGCATGTAGACATGGATGTGACGGCCGTCCTCGGCCTGGTGGGCAACCTGCGGGGCAACGTAGCCTTTTCCCTCTCGTCGGAGACGGCCAAAAAAATCGTCTCTGCCATGATGTTCGGCATGCCTGTCGAGGAGATCGACAGCATCGCCCGCAGCGCCATCGGAGAACTGGCCAACATGATCACCGGCAACGCCCTCACCGCCAATGTACAAACCCTGCTCTCCGGCGGGAGCGCCACCTATGACATCACCCCACCGTCGATCATCTTTGGCAAGGACATCTACTTCATCATCAGCTCTGTCGAGACCATCGCCGTGCCGGTGGAGACGTCTTTGGGGAAGATTGAGGTCAATATCGGGTTGGAAATCTAA
- a CDS encoding chemotaxis protein CheX produces the protein MDERMTKPFSEAVVNIFRQMADIDVEIESGPSPDSDEIRSLGVTSILTFAGKVKGRFLLDLDTELALHLAQTVAGGEYDSVKDHMVLASVSEMNNIISGNAITRLNNEYGLSLRLAPPIVFAGNDVIIAIPKIASASVNCKTAHGRLKASVAISKA, from the coding sequence ATGGATGAGCGCATGACCAAACCCTTTTCCGAAGCTGTCGTGAATATCTTCCGGCAGATGGCGGATATCGACGTGGAGATTGAATCCGGCCCGTCGCCGGACAGCGACGAGATCCGCTCCCTCGGCGTGACCTCGATCCTCACCTTTGCCGGTAAGGTGAAAGGCCGCTTTCTGCTCGACCTTGACACCGAACTGGCCCTCCACCTGGCGCAGACCGTCGCCGGCGGCGAATACGATTCCGTGAAGGATCACATGGTGCTGGCCTCCGTCTCTGAGATGAACAACATCATCTCCGGCAACGCCATCACCCGGCTGAACAACGAATACGGCCTGAGCCTGCGCCTGGCGCCGCCCATCGTCTTTGCCGGGAACGATGTGATCATCGCCATCCCCAAGATCGCCTCTGCCTCTGTCAACTGTAAAACCGCGCATGGAAGACTGAAGGCCAGCGTGGCCATCAGCAAGGCCTAG
- a CDS encoding response regulator translates to MSKKILLVDDSPLIHNLLRKTLVKHGHEVIGDAMNGKEGVELYRKLSPDLVFMDITMPVMDGIEAARAIKAESPEARIIMLSAMGDEEIISQAKELGVDIFLQKPFDDYKIISAIAKVV, encoded by the coding sequence GTGTCTAAAAAGATCTTGCTTGTCGACGATTCCCCGCTGATTCACAACCTGCTCCGCAAAACTTTGGTTAAGCACGGTCACGAGGTGATCGGCGACGCTATGAACGGCAAAGAGGGTGTCGAACTGTACCGCAAGCTTTCCCCGGATCTGGTCTTCATGGATATCACCATGCCGGTCATGGACGGCATCGAAGCGGCGCGAGCCATCAAAGCGGAAAGTCCCGAGGCGCGGATCATCATGCTCAGCGCCATGGGCGACGAGGAGATCATCAGCCAGGCCAAGGAACTGGGCGTCGATATTTTCCTCCAGAAGCCCTTTGACGATTACAAGATCATCAGCGCCATCGCCAAGGTGGTATGA
- a CDS encoding chemotaxis protein CheX has product MSGEGRTINSLRDSLAGAVAEVLRTMAGLAVEERACPIQDRPVSDFTGAMMIIGRRTAMVAIGLTREAATVTVSQMTGLAPEELSEADLADGVAELVNIVAGSGKSGLVGTEEHYRITLPFVMVGQNRYILYKNKAVDRCLRFFTGDVELILEIAYLEG; this is encoded by the coding sequence GTGTCTGGGGAGGGGAGAACTATAAACAGCCTTCGCGATTCCCTGGCCGGCGCTGTCGCCGAGGTGCTGCGCACGATGGCGGGATTGGCCGTGGAAGAAAGGGCCTGTCCGATTCAAGACCGCCCTGTCAGTGACTTTACCGGCGCCATGATGATCATCGGACGGCGAACGGCGATGGTCGCTATCGGCCTGACCCGCGAAGCGGCGACGGTCACTGTCTCCCAGATGACGGGGCTTGCGCCGGAGGAATTGTCGGAGGCAGATCTGGCTGATGGGGTGGCGGAACTGGTCAACATCGTCGCCGGGAGCGGCAAGTCGGGCCTGGTGGGGACTGAGGAGCACTACCGGATCACCTTGCCCTTCGTCATGGTCGGTCAGAACCGCTATATCCTGTACAAAAACAAGGCCGTCGACCGCTGTCTGCGCTTCTTCACCGGTGATGTTGAGCTCATCTTGGAAATCGCATATTTGGAGGGATAA
- a CDS encoding response regulator, with the protein MKFLSVDDSAIIRKIIRAAAEVLECELLEASEGAEALAILEAHPDVNLILLDWNMPGMNGWEFLQAIKNHPHYKYIPVMMVTTEGERENIVRAIRAGAIHYLVKPFTMEDLLKKILECLGRGEL; encoded by the coding sequence ATGAAATTCTTATCTGTCGATGACTCCGCCATCATCCGGAAAATCATCCGCGCCGCCGCAGAGGTGCTTGAATGCGAACTCCTGGAGGCGTCGGAAGGGGCGGAAGCGCTGGCTATCCTGGAAGCGCATCCGGATGTGAATCTGATCCTGTTGGATTGGAACATGCCGGGGATGAACGGGTGGGAGTTTCTTCAGGCGATCAAGAATCATCCCCACTACAAGTACATCCCCGTCATGATGGTGACCACCGAGGGGGAGCGGGAAAACATCGTCCGCGCCATCCGCGCCGGCGCCATCCACTACTTGGTCAAACCGTTCACCATGGAGGATCTGCTGAAAAAGATCCTTGAGTGTCTGGGGAGGGGAGAACTATAA
- a CDS encoding CheR family methyltransferase, with protein sequence MSVSQDMKGFRLMQQYIERECGIHLDDDKAYLIEGRLGKLLAESGARDFEEFYHLLYKSRDRRMAEKVIDAITTNETMWFRDKTPWRILEDLLLPRFVEELRAGKRLRIRIWSAAASTGQEAYSTAMCIDRYLKDKAVAGISLDRFEIIATDISPAVLQVARSGKYDSISILRGLEAAYKDRYFQKEGRVWSIDERIRKAVRFERFNLQDPYHLLGSFDVIFCRYVAIYFSEMLKRDVFTRMAGQMNPGGVLFLGGSEIFTEYGERFQRKDHQGGIYYLVKREP encoded by the coding sequence ATGAGCGTTTCACAGGATATGAAAGGCTTCCGGCTGATGCAGCAGTACATCGAGCGGGAATGCGGCATCCATCTGGATGACGACAAAGCCTACCTGATCGAAGGTCGGTTGGGTAAATTGCTCGCCGAGTCGGGCGCACGGGACTTTGAGGAGTTTTACCATTTATTGTACAAAAGCCGTGATCGCCGCATGGCTGAAAAGGTTATCGACGCCATCACGACGAATGAGACCATGTGGTTTCGCGACAAGACACCTTGGCGCATCCTCGAAGACCTGCTTTTGCCCCGCTTTGTGGAGGAACTGCGCGCCGGGAAGCGGTTGCGCATCCGCATCTGGAGCGCTGCCGCTTCGACAGGCCAGGAAGCGTACTCGACGGCCATGTGCATCGACCGGTACCTCAAGGACAAGGCCGTCGCCGGCATCTCCCTGGACCGGTTCGAGATCATCGCCACCGATATCTCCCCGGCGGTGCTACAGGTGGCCCGTTCGGGCAAATACGATAGTATCTCCATCCTGCGCGGCCTGGAAGCCGCCTATAAGGACCGCTACTTTCAAAAAGAGGGGCGCGTCTGGTCCATCGACGAGCGGATCCGCAAGGCCGTCCGTTTTGAGCGATTCAACCTGCAGGATCCTTATCATCTGCTAGGGAGTTTTGATGTCATCTTTTGTCGCTATGTAGCCATCTATTTTTCCGAGATGTTGAAGCGCGATGTCTTCACACGGATGGCCGGGCAAATGAATCCAGGCGGGGTGCTCTTCCTCGGCGGTTCCGAGATCTTTACTGAGTACGGGGAGCGCTTTCAGCGCAAGGACCATCAGGGTGGAATCTACTATCTTGTCAAGAGGGAGCCATGA
- the cheB gene encoding chemotaxis-specific protein-glutamate methyltransferase CheB has protein sequence MIAKERLLEKLKVLIAEDTLVYRKILARAVESTGLAAVECTASNGLLAMERLQQHRIDVVLLDVHMPELDGLETLARISREHRELPVIMISGGGSDSAATTMKALSVGALDFIVKPAETDADKSMDRLRSQLQALFTQIHMGKLTSGKRDAAPVRKAQPVNDVHLRTSETQRSPAPVARPPESCAQPPATPPAQPAAQPAGQRKSAAAPEAPGGTQSSKKRAMTGVDLVVIASSTGGPVALEKVLFPLPAAFSKPILVVQHMPADFTRILAHTLGRKCALPVAEAGEGEVIAPGRILIAPGGTHMTVASQGKEKVVKLEKGPLVNGVRPAADVLFASLAKEWAGQRILAIILTGMGSDGMRGVTELKKRCDCYCLAQSEKTCVVYGMPRSVVEAGLADEVVDIADISARLTRIVSGGL, from the coding sequence TTGATCGCAAAGGAGCGCCTCTTGGAAAAGCTGAAGGTTCTCATCGCCGAAGACACCCTGGTGTACCGGAAAATCCTCGCCCGCGCCGTCGAGAGCACCGGACTGGCCGCCGTCGAATGTACGGCCTCCAACGGCCTGCTCGCCATGGAACGGCTGCAACAGCACCGGATCGACGTGGTTCTCCTGGATGTGCATATGCCGGAACTCGACGGCCTGGAGACATTGGCGCGGATCAGCAGGGAACACCGAGAACTGCCGGTGATCATGATCAGCGGCGGCGGCTCCGATTCAGCGGCGACGACGATGAAGGCCCTCAGCGTCGGCGCCTTGGACTTCATCGTAAAACCGGCCGAGACGGACGCCGACAAAAGCATGGATCGGCTCAGGTCTCAACTGCAGGCATTGTTCACCCAGATCCACATGGGGAAACTGACTTCTGGCAAGCGCGATGCCGCGCCGGTCCGAAAGGCCCAGCCGGTCAACGACGTCCATCTTCGTACCTCCGAAACGCAGAGATCGCCGGCGCCGGTGGCGCGGCCCCCTGAGTCATGCGCACAACCGCCTGCGACTCCCCCTGCACAACCGGCTGCGCAACCGGCCGGGCAACGAAAAAGCGCTGCTGCGCCGGAAGCGCCGGGAGGCACGCAATCGTCGAAAAAGAGGGCGATGACAGGCGTCGATCTGGTGGTCATCGCCTCCTCCACCGGCGGACCGGTGGCTTTGGAAAAGGTCCTATTCCCGCTTCCAGCCGCTTTTTCCAAACCGATTCTCGTGGTGCAACACATGCCAGCCGATTTCACCCGCATCCTCGCCCACACGCTGGGCCGGAAATGCGCCCTGCCGGTGGCGGAAGCCGGCGAGGGAGAGGTCATCGCGCCGGGCCGTATCCTCATCGCCCCCGGCGGGACTCATATGACCGTCGCCTCCCAGGGCAAGGAAAAAGTCGTGAAACTGGAAAAGGGGCCGCTGGTCAACGGCGTTCGTCCCGCCGCCGACGTGCTCTTCGCCTCCCTGGCCAAAGAGTGGGCGGGGCAACGGATCCTGGCGATCATCCTGACAGGGATGGGTAGCGACGGGATGCGTGGCGTGACAGAACTGAAAAAGCGCTGTGACTGCTACTGTCTCGCCCAGAGCGAAAAGACCTGTGTCGTCTACGGCATGCCGCGCAGCGTCGTCGAGGCAGGGCTGGCCGATGAGGTGGTTGACATCGCCGACATCTCCGCTCGTCTCACTCGCATCGTCTCGGGGGGATTGTGA
- a CDS encoding methyl-accepting chemotaxis protein encodes MQWFQNLRIGTKLLSSFFIIACIAGMIGIQGYLKINELNRADMDLYVTNTEPLHDISDVAVIYQRTRVELRNAMLSKDPLEKRRSVDKIKELDKKMVASLAEFEKTLKADEIKREAQKLHQAIDRWQPMYERIVQFSLSGQDDQAMALIYGEGAILVREIDESIERLIDMKVDQAKEKAENNQQVGHEATNFMLTLAALGMVMAIALGIYVSRLITRPVQQVQALMALAEKGDLTVRGEALSKDETGKLTASFNQLLTRFQAMIGEIYQNSLSLSQASQGLLNTATTMAASSEEMSAKTSVVSAATTQITTSIDGTASAAGDASRNINVIASAVEEMSGTVRNLAAASEEISASVEQVSGVIDQISGGINNVSHSATDVSGAVNTVATAVKEINISLHEVSRSCERSKDITGDAGEKARETNVIISKLNNSSKQIGKIINVINDIAEQTNMLALNAAIEAAGAGEAGRGFAVVANEVKELAKQTAEATDEISQQIEAMQDNMSGAVKAVEAITQVVREIMDITNTIASAVTEQSAITGEISKSIVAAAERVNAITREIGDLAVNAQHAARSGNEASKGVQEIARSAQELAGAANEVAHNTENASEKVSEVARSAVEVSKGANEITQSIHEISMASGETASGAEATSSSAQQLSEMSRAMEALVKQFKI; translated from the coding sequence ATGCAATGGTTTCAAAACCTGAGAATTGGGACGAAACTGTTAAGCAGTTTCTTTATCATCGCCTGTATCGCCGGAATGATCGGCATTCAAGGTTACTTAAAAATAAACGAATTAAACAGAGCGGACATGGACTTATATGTTACAAATACGGAGCCCCTGCATGATATCTCCGACGTTGCCGTTATATATCAGCGCACGCGCGTTGAATTGCGCAACGCCATGCTGAGCAAAGACCCTCTGGAAAAACGGCGCAGCGTCGATAAAATCAAAGAATTGGATAAAAAAATGGTTGCCAGTCTAGCCGAGTTTGAAAAAACGCTAAAAGCGGATGAAATCAAGCGCGAAGCGCAGAAGCTTCATCAAGCCATCGATCGCTGGCAACCGATGTACGAACGTATCGTGCAATTTTCTTTATCGGGACAGGATGACCAGGCGATGGCCCTGATTTACGGTGAGGGGGCTATCCTGGTAAGAGAAATTGATGAGTCGATCGAGCGTCTTATCGACATGAAGGTCGACCAGGCGAAAGAGAAGGCCGAAAATAACCAGCAGGTCGGCCACGAGGCCACGAATTTCATGTTAACCCTCGCCGCGCTGGGCATGGTGATGGCCATTGCCCTGGGCATCTACGTATCCCGCCTGATCACACGCCCCGTCCAACAAGTCCAGGCGCTGATGGCCCTTGCCGAAAAAGGCGATTTGACCGTTCGCGGAGAGGCGCTGTCGAAGGACGAGACAGGGAAACTGACGGCCTCCTTCAACCAGTTGCTTACCCGCTTCCAGGCCATGATCGGCGAGATCTATCAGAATTCCTTGTCTTTGAGCCAGGCCTCCCAGGGCCTGCTGAACACGGCTACCACCATGGCCGCCTCCAGTGAAGAGATGAGCGCCAAGACGAGCGTCGTCAGCGCCGCCACCACCCAGATCACGACGAGCATCGACGGCACAGCCAGCGCCGCCGGCGACGCCAGCCGGAACATCAATGTCATCGCCTCCGCCGTGGAAGAGATGTCCGGCACGGTGCGCAACCTGGCTGCCGCCTCTGAGGAGATCTCGGCCAGCGTCGAACAAGTCAGCGGCGTCATCGACCAGATCTCCGGCGGGATCAACAATGTCTCCCATTCGGCCACCGATGTCTCCGGCGCAGTCAACACCGTCGCCACCGCCGTCAAGGAGATCAACATCTCCCTCCATGAGGTCAGCCGCAGTTGCGAGCGGTCGAAGGACATCACCGGCGACGCCGGCGAGAAGGCCCGCGAGACAAACGTGATCATCAGCAAGTTGAACAACTCATCGAAACAGATCGGCAAGATCATCAATGTGATCAACGATATCGCCGAACAGACAAACATGCTGGCCCTCAACGCCGCCATCGAGGCCGCTGGCGCCGGCGAGGCCGGCCGCGGTTTCGCCGTCGTGGCCAACGAGGTGAAGGAGTTGGCCAAACAGACGGCCGAGGCCACCGACGAGATTAGCCAGCAGATTGAGGCCATGCAGGACAACATGTCCGGCGCCGTCAAAGCGGTCGAAGCAATCACCCAGGTCGTCCGGGAGATCATGGATATCACCAACACGATCGCTTCCGCCGTGACGGAACAGTCGGCCATTACCGGCGAGATCTCTAAGTCTATCGTGGCGGCGGCCGAACGGGTCAACGCCATCACTCGCGAGATCGGCGATCTGGCTGTCAACGCCCAGCATGCCGCCCGCAGCGGCAACGAGGCGTCGAAGGGTGTCCAGGAGATCGCCCGCTCCGCTCAGGAACTGGCCGGCGCGGCCAACGAGGTGGCCCATAACACGGAAAACGCCTCGGAAAAGGTGAGCGAAGTGGCTCGCTCCGCTGTTGAGGTGTCCAAAGGGGCCAACGAGATCACCCAGAGCATCCACGAAATCAGCATGGCCTCCGGCGAGACGGCCTCCGGCGCCGAAGCGACGAGCAGCTCTGCCCAGCAACTGTCGGAAATGTCTCGGGCCATGGAAGCCCTCGTCAAGCAGTTTAAGATTTGA
- a CDS encoding chemotaxis protein CheW has protein sequence MSGKVLTFYLDGALFGLDIHTVKEIQRNVECTPIPDSPLHIVGLFNMRGQVVTLLNLARLLKIGGISEQERFVCIVLKPRAGMTDLIGFPIDRPGAVVDIDPDSAEQPPANMDGDLTRFVKEVVKLQNELLMVLDPDVIYQM, from the coding sequence ATGAGCGGAAAAGTGCTCACCTTTTACCTCGACGGCGCCTTGTTCGGCCTGGACATCCACACGGTCAAGGAGATCCAGCGCAACGTCGAGTGCACGCCGATCCCGGACTCGCCGCTCCATATCGTCGGCCTCTTCAATATGCGCGGACAGGTGGTGACCCTGCTCAACCTGGCCCGTCTGTTGAAAATCGGCGGCATAAGCGAACAAGAACGCTTTGTGTGCATCGTGTTAAAGCCCCGGGCAGGCATGACAGACCTGATCGGCTTTCCCATCGATCGTCCCGGAGCTGTCGTAGACATCGACCCGGACAGCGCGGAACAGCCACCGGCAAATATGGACGGCGATTTGACGCGATTTGTCAAGGAAGTGGTCAAGCTGCAGAACGAACTGTTGATGGTGCTTGATCCAGATGTCATCTACCAGATGTAA